The sequence TGTGCGCCCGCCACCGTCGGCTGCCAGTAGCCACCGACGTGATGGCGGCTCAGCGGCAGCGTCGTGCTCTCACCATCAACAGTGAGCGTCACCGCTCCATCATCGGGCTCGATGCCGGGGTCGCTCAGCATCGCCGCCGTCAGTGCGCCGAGCAGTACCGTGCCGAAGAACCCGGGCAGCCGGAACCGCGTCGTCGGCACATCGAGAGCGATCCCCTCCACGCGGTCCCACGGCACGATCCCTTGACCTTCGGCACCTCGGCGGATGATCACCGCCTGCGGAGTGAGACGAAGATGGTGTCGCCCGGGGTCTCCGAGCGCCAGAGCATTCGGAACGACGATCAGAGGCCCGTAACGCTTCACGACCCGTCGCTCGCGGGCGGGAGCGCGGCCGGCCCCTCTGTCACGAGGATGTGGAACTGTGCCGCGTCGAGGATCCGGATTCCGAGGTCCTCGGCCTTGGCGAGTTTCGATCCCGCGCCGGGACCCGCCGCTACGAAATCCGTTTTCTTCGACACGCTCGACGCAGCCTTACCGCCCGCGTTGATGATCGCCTCCTGCGCGCCGTCGCGGGTGTAGCCGTCGAGGGAGCCGGTGGCCACCACCGTGAGACCTTCGAGCACTCCACCCGCCGCAACCGCCGCACCCGGCCCGGGGTGGCCAGGCGTCGACCACTGCACGCCCGCATCGGCCCACTGCTGCACGATCTCTTGATGCCAGTCGACCTCGAACCATGCGAGCAGGGAATCGGCGATGATGCCCCCCACGCCCTCGACGGCGGCAAGCTCGTCTCGCGTAGCCGCACGGATCGCATCGAGAGAGCCGAACCACTGCGCCAGAGCCCGGGCGGCGACGGGGCCGACGTGGCGGATGTTGAGCGACACAAGCAGTCGCCACAGCTCCTTGGTCTTCGCCTTCTCGAGCTCGGCGAGCAGGGTGAGCGCCTGCGACGACGGCTGCGGCCCCTCGAGACCCGACTTCTTCTCGGCCGCGGTGGGGTTGCGTCGGAAAGGAGCGCGCGTCTTGACGATCCCGTCCTCGTCCTCCTTCGGGAGTCCGGTCTCGGAATCTCGCACGAACAGTTCGATGGGTACGAGCTCCTCGAGGGTGAGGGCGAACAGCCCGGCCTCGGTCTCGAGCGGGGGCACAGCCGGTGAGGTCGGTTGGGTGAGCGCCGCAGCGGTCACCTCGCCGAGCGCTTCCACATCGAGGGCGCCGCGGGATCCGATGTGCTCGACGCGGCCACGGACCTGAGCGGGACACGAACGCGCGTTCGGGCACCGGAGGTCGATGTCGCCTTCCTTCATCGCGCGTAACGGTGTACCGCATTCCGGGCACTCGACCGGCATGACGAACTCCCGCTCGCTGCCGTCGCGCTTCTCGACCACGGGACCGAGAACCTCGGGGATCACGTCGCCGGCCTTGCGCAGAACGACGGTGTCGCCGATCAGCACGCCCTTGGCCTTGACGACATCCTTGTTGTGCAGCGTGGCCTGGCGGACGACGGAACCGGCGACGTGCGCGGGCGCCATGACGGCGAACGGCGTGGCGCGCCCCGTGCGTCCCACCGATACGACGATGTCGAGGAGCTTGGTCTGGACCTCTTCGGGCGGGTACTTGTAGGCGATGGCCCAGCGGGGCGCTCGGCTCGTCGCGCCGAGTTCGTCGTGCAGCTCGAGCTCGTCGACTTTGACCACGATGCCGTCGAGCTCGTGCTCGATGTCATGACGGTGCTCGCCGAAGTACTCGACGAAGGACACCACCTCGTCGATCGTGTGGCACACCTTCGTGTGCGGGCTCGTGGGCAGACCCCATTCGGCGAGCAGGTCGTACACCTCGCTCTGCGCGGCGACGGGAGGGTTCGTCCACGCG is a genomic window of Microbacterium maritypicum containing:
- the ligA gene encoding NAD-dependent DNA ligase LigA produces the protein MPENISLEDARTEAEELTARILDAKEAYYGRDTSVVDDFTYDGWMHRLEELERLHPELQGQDSPTQMVGAAEATGLATIEHAERMLSLDNVFSVDELREWAAKTRAAAGREVAWLTELKIDGLAINLRYENGVLTSAATRGDGRVGEIVTENALRLPEIPQRLSGEGHPPIVEVRGEVFIPVAAFERLNAAQADFRDRAYADALARWEARGGAKKAFDEEKAQTAAARRFPSFANPRNAASGGLRQQIDKKNGLELEAGLLRIESLALYVHGIGAWTNPPVAAQSEVYDLLAEWGLPTSPHTKVCHTIDEVVSFVEYFGEHRHDIEHELDGIVVKVDELELHDELGATSRAPRWAIAYKYPPEEVQTKLLDIVVSVGRTGRATPFAVMAPAHVAGSVVRQATLHNKDVVKAKGVLIGDTVVLRKAGDVIPEVLGPVVEKRDGSEREFVMPVECPECGTPLRAMKEGDIDLRCPNARSCPAQVRGRVEHIGSRGALDVEALGEVTAAALTQPTSPAVPPLETEAGLFALTLEELVPIELFVRDSETGLPKEDEDGIVKTRAPFRRNPTAAEKKSGLEGPQPSSQALTLLAELEKAKTKELWRLLVSLNIRHVGPVAARALAQWFGSLDAIRAATRDELAAVEGVGGIIADSLLAWFEVDWHQEIVQQWADAGVQWSTPGHPGPGAAVAAGGVLEGLTVVATGSLDGYTRDGAQEAIINAGGKAASSVSKKTDFVAAGPGAGSKLAKAEDLGIRILDAAQFHILVTEGPAALPPASDGS